The Hoplias malabaricus isolate fHopMal1 chromosome 9, fHopMal1.hap1, whole genome shotgun sequence genome contains a region encoding:
- the arrb2b gene encoding arrestin, beta 2b isoform X2 yields the protein MVETTRSFLMSDRSLHLEASLDKELYYHGEPISVNVHVTNNTTKTVKRVKISVRQYADICLFSTAQYKCPVAQVEADDQVSPSSTFCKVYTLTPTLNNNREKRGLALDGKLKHEDTNLASSTIVKEGSNKEVLGILVSYRVKVKLVVSRGGDVSVELPFVLMHPKPSEQPSSRPQSVVPETDAPVDTNLIEFETNNFSQDDDFVFEDFARLRLKGMKDDKDEDDHFC from the exons ATGGTGGAGACCACACGCAGCTTTCTCATGTCTGACCGCTCGCTACACTTGGAGGCCTCACTTGACAAAGAG CTGTATTACCATGGAGAACCCATCTCTGTTAACGTTCATGTTACCAACAACACCACCAAGACTGTCAAACGGGTCAAAATCTCAG TGCGACAGTATGCTGATATCTGTCTGTTCAGTACTGCACAGTACAAATGTCCTGTGGCTCAGGTTGAGGCCGA TGATCAAGTGTCCCCCAGTTCCACATTCTGTAAAgtgtacacactcacccccaCACTGAACAACAACAGAGAGAAGAGGGGTCTGGCTCTAGATGGCAAACTCAAGCATGAGGATACTAATCTGGCCTCCAGCACTAT TGTGAAAGAGGGGTCCAACAAAGAGGTTCTGGGCATCCTGGTATCCTATAGAGTCAAGGTTAAACTGGTTGTGTCACGTGGCGG TGATGTGTCAGTGGAGCTACCTTTTGTCCTGATGCACCCCAAACCTTCTGAGCAGCCCAGCTCAAGACCACAGTCAG TTGTGCCAGAGACAGATGCCCCTGTAGACACCAACCTGATAGAGTTTGAGACAAA TAATTTTTCTCAGGACGATGACTTTGTGTTTGAGGACTTTGCGCGGCTAAGGCTGAAAGGAATGAAGGATGATAAGGACGAGGACGACCACTTCTGCTAA
- the arrb2b gene encoding arrestin, beta 2b isoform X1, with protein MGDKAGTRVFKKSSPNCKLTVYLGKRDFVDHLDHVDPVDGVLLIDPEYLKDRKVFVTLTCAFRYGREDLDVLGLSFRKDLYISTFQAFPPLPEERKPLSRLQERLLKKLGQHAHPFNFTIPQNLPCSVTLQPGPEDTGKACGVDFEIRAFCAKTVEEKIHKRNSVRLVIRKVQYAPEKPGPQPMVETTRSFLMSDRSLHLEASLDKELYYHGEPISVNVHVTNNTTKTVKRVKISVRQYADICLFSTAQYKCPVAQVEADDQVSPSSTFCKVYTLTPTLNNNREKRGLALDGKLKHEDTNLASSTIVKEGSNKEVLGILVSYRVKVKLVVSRGGDVSVELPFVLMHPKPSEQPSSRPQSVVPETDAPVDTNLIEFETNNFSQDDDFVFEDFARLRLKGMKDDKDEDDHFC; from the exons AGTCTTTAAGAAGTCCAGCCCCAACTGCAAG cTCACTGTATATCTGGGCAAGAGGGACTTTGTGGATCATCTAGATCACGTGGATCCAGTTG ATGGTGTTCTTTTGATTGACCCAGAATACCTTAAAGACAGAAAAG TGTTTGTGACCCTGACGTGTGCCTTCCGTTATGGTCGTGAGGACCTGGATGTGCTTGGCTTGTCCTTTAGAAAGGATCTGTACATCTCAACGTTTCAGGCCTTCCCCCCACTGCCAGAGGAGCGCAAACCACTCAGCCGCCTCCAGGAGCGACTGCTCAAGAAACTTGGGCAGCATGCACACCCATTCAACTTCACA attCCTCAGAATCTCCCCTGCTCCGTCACTTTACAGCCAGGACCAGAGGACACGGGCAAG GCATGTGGTGTAGACTTTGAGATCAGAGCTTTCTGTGCCAAAACTGTGGAGGAGAAGATTCACAAAAG GAACTCTGTGAGGCTGGTCATACGTAAGGTCCAGTATGCTCCAGAGAAGCCAGGCCCACAGCCCATGGTGGAGACCACACGCAGCTTTCTCATGTCTGACCGCTCGCTACACTTGGAGGCCTCACTTGACAAAGAG CTGTATTACCATGGAGAACCCATCTCTGTTAACGTTCATGTTACCAACAACACCACCAAGACTGTCAAACGGGTCAAAATCTCAG TGCGACAGTATGCTGATATCTGTCTGTTCAGTACTGCACAGTACAAATGTCCTGTGGCTCAGGTTGAGGCCGA TGATCAAGTGTCCCCCAGTTCCACATTCTGTAAAgtgtacacactcacccccaCACTGAACAACAACAGAGAGAAGAGGGGTCTGGCTCTAGATGGCAAACTCAAGCATGAGGATACTAATCTGGCCTCCAGCACTAT TGTGAAAGAGGGGTCCAACAAAGAGGTTCTGGGCATCCTGGTATCCTATAGAGTCAAGGTTAAACTGGTTGTGTCACGTGGCGG TGATGTGTCAGTGGAGCTACCTTTTGTCCTGATGCACCCCAAACCTTCTGAGCAGCCCAGCTCAAGACCACAGTCAG TTGTGCCAGAGACAGATGCCCCTGTAGACACCAACCTGATAGAGTTTGAGACAAA TAATTTTTCTCAGGACGATGACTTTGTGTTTGAGGACTTTGCGCGGCTAAGGCTGAAAGGAATGAAGGATGATAAGGACGAGGACGACCACTTCTGCTAA